One region of Polyodon spathula isolate WHYD16114869_AA chromosome 25, ASM1765450v1, whole genome shotgun sequence genomic DNA includes:
- the LOC121300068 gene encoding zona pellucida sperm-binding protein 3-like isoform X2 encodes MGIMNDDFSAPRTSSLFFLGSPINIAAAVKQQFHMPLMVYMEACVAASTPELSPSSQTYPLITNHGLCWILYRPTSPSQRMCTGATQTGK; translated from the exons ATGGGGATTATGAATG ATGACTTCTCAGCCCCACGCACCTCCAGTCTATTCTTCCTGGGGTCCCCCATCAACAttgcagctgcagtgaagcagcaATTCCACATGCCGCTGATGGTCTACATGGAAGCGTGTGTTGCTGCCAGCACTCCAGAGCTGAGCCCTTCAAGCCAGACCTACCCGCTCATCACCAACCATGG GTTGTGTTGGATTTTGTACAGACCAACCAGTCCTTCCCAAAGAATGTGTACAGGAGCCACACAAACAGGCaagtaa
- the LOC121300068 gene encoding uncharacterized protein LOC121300068 isoform X1: MLLEKHLDGSVCCEYSLRRGLGGCEGVVGLFFDRRYLWTRVASCWEPALHPAAAPVITWWCSSTACWTAALCACTDIYPCLAQVTANLTSYMNVLTYKPTQGGFYQTSFSQAIVCTYTRPAGWTPPVYNPALGCCRVWEGGVYHGDYE, encoded by the exons ATGTTGCTAGAAAAGCACCTGGACGGTAGTGTTTG CTGTGAGTACAGCCTGCGGCGTGGACTCGGTGGCTGTGAGGgtgttgttggtttatttttcgACCGGCGTTACCTCTGGACCCGAGTGGCCTCCTGCTGGGAACCTGCCCTCCATCCAGCAGCAGCGCCGGTAATAACATGGTGGTGTTCCAGTACGGCCTGCTGGACTGCCGCTTTATGCGCATG cACTGACATTTATCCATGCCTTGCCCAGGTTACTGCCAACCTTACCAGTTACATGAATGTGCTGACCTACAAGCCCACCCAGGGTGGCTTCTACCAGACTTCCTTCAGTCAGGCTATTGTGTGCACCTATACCAG ACCTGCTGGCTGGACTCCTCCAGTGTATAACCCTGCACTCGGATGCTGCAGGGTTTGGGAAGGTGGAGTTTACCATGGGGATTATGAATG A